From Brassica oleracea var. oleracea cultivar TO1000 chromosome C3, BOL, whole genome shotgun sequence, a single genomic window includes:
- the LOC106333636 gene encoding transcription factor bHLH85-like encodes MEAMGEWSNNLGGMYTYATEEADFMNQLLTSYDHPGTGSSSGTASADHHGLCWSLDSHHNHLTMMPEASSFCFSGESSSYSEYYAVAPPAVRENNNGSMDFDMVDVTINTNPYLVGEETSEYDVEKYSSGKTRLPLGAVLETHDDEESILQPEISVTTTDHQKYLTGSKKRSRATSADKNKKSKVGKRGQKRFDMSGDDRNGGEEEEGEKVKKRKTGPMMSRQNSSITLCSEDESHCASQDVGGEEEEDASKALNLNGKTRASRGAATDPQSLYARKRRERINERLRILQNLVPNGTKVDISTMLEEAVHYVKFLQLQIKLLSSDDMWMYAPIAFNGMDIGLNSSRCGTSGQL; translated from the exons ATGGAAGCCATGGGAGAATGGAGCAACAACCTCGGAGGAATGTACACATATGCAACCGAAGAAGCCGATTTCATGAACCAGCTCCTTACCTCATACGATCATCCTGGCACCGGCTCATCCTCTGGTACAGCCAGTGCAGACCACCACGGCTTGTGTTGGAGCCTTGATTCTCATCACAACCACCTTACCATGATGCCTGAAGCCAGTAGCTTCTGTTTTTCTGGTGAGAGCAGCAGCTACAGCGAATACTATGCGGTGGCACCACCCGCGGTTAGAGAGAACAACAATGGGTCAATGGACTTTGACATGGTAGATGTGACCATCAACACCAACCCTTACCTTGTTGGTGAGGAGACTAGTGAGTATGACGTTGAGAAGTACTCATCTGGAAAGACTCGTTTGCCTTTGGGAGCCGTCTTGGAGACCCATGATGACGAGGAGAGCATATTGCAGCCCGAGATCTCTGTGACTACTACTGATCATCAGAAGTATCTCACCGGTTCCAAGAAGAGATCACGTGCGACATCCGCTGAT AAAAACAAGAAATCAAAAGTGGGTAAGAGGGGCCAAAAGAGATTTGATATGAGTGGCGATGACAGGAATGGAGGGGAAGAGGAAGAAGGAGAGAAGGTGAAGAAAAGAAAGACTGGGCCTATGATGAGTAGACAGAACTCTAGCATCACTTTATGTTCTGAAGACGAATCACACTGCGCTTCCCAGGACGTTGGAGGAGAAGAAGAAGAAGATGCCTCCAAGGCCCTAAACCTCAACGGCAAGACCAGGGCTAGTCGTGGTGCTGCCACCGACCCTCAAAGCCTTTACGCAAGG AAAAGAAGAGAAAGGATTAACGAGAGACTGAGGATTTTGCAAAATCTTGTCCCTAATGGAACAAAG GTCGATATCAGTACAATGCTTGAGGAAGCCGTTCACTACGTCAAATTTTTACAGCTGCAAATTAAG TTATTAAGCTCTGATGATATGTGGATGTATGCGCCGATTGCTTTCAACGGAATGGACATTGGCCTCAACTCATCAAGATGCGGAACTTCTGGTCAATTATAA